Within the Acidimicrobiales bacterium genome, the region ACGCCCCTCGGCGTCGGACGCGGCCTCCTCGTGGCGCATCGCCCCCGACTCGTCGCGCTGCCACTCGCCACTCTTGCCCCCCCGCTTCTCCCACAAGGTGAGCTCCTCGACGCTCGCCCCCGGGTCGTGGCGGCGGCACACACCGAGCAGGCTCACCGCGGCGAGCGCGCAGGCGGTGAGCGCCTCCATCTCGACGCCCGTCTGACCGCGGGTCGCGGTCGTCGCCTGGACCTCGATCGACTCCGCACTGAGCTGGAAGGCCACCTCCAGGCGCTCCAGCGGGAGCGGGTGGCAGAGCGGGATCAACGACGAGGTCGCCTTCGCCGCCCCGAGGCCGGCGAGGCGTGCCTCCTCGAGCGCCGCCGGCTCACGCGCCAGGAAGCCGACGCTGTTCGGCACGTGCGCGACGACGCAGCGGACCCGCGCCTCGCGCGCCGTCAGCGCCTTGCCGGTGACGTCGACCATGAAGGCGTGGCCGTGCTCGTCGAGGTGGCTGAGCGGGCTCACCGACCCGCGGCCTCGAAGGCGGAGAGGTCGTCCGCCGTGTCGATGTCGACCGGACTCCCTTCACAGGCGACCTCGACGGTGCCGGGGCGCTTCCACAGCTCGCGGGCACCAACGTCGCCCGAGGTCGGCACCTCGTCCCAGACCGTGGCGGCGAGGCGCACCGGCGGGCGGAGCGCCCCACCGAAGTTCGCCACTGCGACCTCGCCGTCGGCCTCGACGAGCGCCGCCCACGCCGAGGCGGGGACGCCGGGCATGTCGCCGAGGCCGAGCACGACCGCGTCGTGGCCCTTCTCGCGGCACCACGCGAGCGCGACGGCGAGCGAAGAGGAGAGGCCGGCCTCCCAGTCCGGGTTGTGGAGCAGGGCCAGCCCCCCCGGCAGCAGCGGGGTGAGATCGACCGCGCCCCCGACGGCGGCGACGGCGTCCGCGCCACAGCCGGCCGCCGCCTCGAGCGCGGCGACGACGAGCGGGCGCCCGCGGTAGGGGGTGAGGAGCTTGTGCTGCGGGCCACTGAAGCGCCTGCCGCCACCCGCGGCGAGGACGACCGCGGCGACGCTCATGGTGTCACCTCGACGAGGTCGGGGTCGGCGTGGATCGGTCGGCCGCTGTCACGCAGCGGCGCCGCGTCTCGGCGGTTCCTCTGGGCGATGATCTCCGCGCAGATCGCAACCGCGGTCTCCTCGGGGGTGGCGGCGCCGATGTCGAGGCCGATCGGCGCCATGACGCGCTCGAGGTCGGACTCGGCGACCCCCTCCTCGAGGAGGCGGCGGCGGCGGTCCTCGTGCGTGCGCCGTGAGCCCATCGCGCCGAGATAGCCGGCGCCGGTCGCGAGCGCGCCGGTGATCGCCGGGATGTCGAACTTCGCATCGTGGGTGAGGACGCAGACCGCGTCGCGCGCCGTCAGCTCGCCGCCCGCACGCTCGAGGTAGCGGTTCGGCCAGTCGACGACGATCTCATCGGCCTCGGGGAAACGCTCGGCGGTCGCGAAGGGCGCCCGTGCGTCGCAGACCGTCACCCGGTAGCCGAGAATCTTCGCGACCCGCACCAGTGCCGCGGTGAAGTCGACGGCACCGAAGATCACCATCTTCGGGGGCGGGGCGAAGGCTTCGATGAACACGGCGATCTCCTCGCTGCGCGCCTCGCCCGCCGGGCCGTAGTGGCGGAGCGCGCTGCGCCCGGCGGCGAGCGCCCCCGCGGCGTCGCGGCGCACGACGCGATCGAGGCCGTCGTTGCCAAGGCTGCCGGAGTACCGCCCGTCCTCGTGCAGCAGCAGGGTCGCCCCGAGCGTCGCGCCCCCGGCGGGGGCGAGCTCGCCGTCGGGGCGGTAGGTGAAGGCACCGGGGGCGGGCGGCTCGCCATCGGAGACGGCGACAACGGTGGCGACCGCCACCGGCTCACCGGCGGCGACCGCCGCCTCGAGCTCGCTGTGCTGCGCGAGCGGCCCGCGGGCGACGAAGATGTCGATGATCCCGCCGCAGGTGAGCCCCACGGAGAAGCCGACCTCGTCGCTGTAGCCGAAGCGCACGAGACGCGGCGCGCCGTCCTCGAGCACCTGCAACGCCTCAGTGACGACCGCCCCCTCCACGCAGCCGCCCGAGACCGAGCCGGCGACGCGGCCGTCGGCGTTTACGACCATCGCCGCGCCCGGCGCGCGCGGCGCCGAGCCCTCGGTGCGCACGACGCGGGCGATCGCGAGCGCGTCACCGTGCTCGTGCCAGCGGTCGATTTCGTCGAAGACCTCGCGGATCGGCCTCTCCTCGCCTGCTCATGGCGGCCTCGTCGCCGCTCCTCATGGTACCGAGGCGCGCGCCGTTGGCCGCCCGCTGCACCTCGCTACGCTGCGCCGATGAGCCGGGCGAAGATCCTCACCGTCTCGGACTCGGTGAGCCGCGGCCACGCCGAGGACCGCGCCGGCGCGGCACTCGCCGGCCTGCTCGAGGGGGCCGGGTTCACCGTCGAGGAGCGCGTCGTGGTGAGCGACGGGAGCGAAGTCGTCGCCGAGGCCCTCGGCGCGCTCGCCGAGGGATTCATCGGCGTCATCGTGACGACGGGGGGGACCGGCTTCGGCCCCCGCGACCTCACCCCCGAGGGGACGGCCGCGGTGATCGACCGTCCGGCGCCCGGCCTCGCCGAAGCGATGCGCCTCGCCAATCCCCTCGGCCGCCTCTCGCGCGCCACCGCTGGCGTGCTCGGGAGCGCCCTCGTCCTCAACACCCCCGGCTCGCCCGCCGGAGCGGTCGAGTGCCTCGGCGCCGTCCTCGACGTGCTCCCGCACGTGCTCACCCTGCTCGCCGGCGAGAACCCGCACCCACACGCCTCGCCGAGCAGCTGAGACCCGGCCTCAGCCTCCCGAGACGGGCGGCAGCAGTGCGACCTCGTCGCCCGCCACGAGGGGGGTGCCGCCCGGCGCGGCCTCGCCGTTCACCCACACCACGCAGCGCTCCGCGACGGCGCTGAAGCGCGCCCCGTAGCGTTCTCGCGCCGCCGCCAGCAGCTCGTCGAGGGTTTCGCCGGGCAGCTCGTCCTCGCCGAGGCCCGCCGCCTCGCGGACCGGGCCGAACAGGCGCAGGCGGGCCATCAGCCGCCGATCATCGACATCGAGCGCCGCGGCCGGAGAAAGCCCGGGTCGTTGATGCCGTGGCCGGGGAGCTTGCCCCACACGGCCCGGCGGAGCACCTCGGCGACGGCTGCGTCGTCAGCCCCTGCACGCAGCAGCGGCCGCACCGAGAGCTCCTCGTCGGAGAAGAGGCAGTTGCGCACCGCGCCCTCGGCCGTCAGCCGCAGGCGGTTGCAGGTCCCGCAGAAGGGCTCGGTGACGCTCGAGATGACCCCGATCTCGCCGATGCCGTCCGCGAAGGCGAAGCGCGTCGCCGGCGCCGGATCATCGGGGTCGCTCAGCGCGACGAGTGGGTAGGCCTCGCCGACCGTGGCCAGCACCTCGGCGCCGGGGACGACCTCGTCACGCCGCCAGCCGCCGTCGTAGTCGAGCGGCATGAACTCGATGAAGCGGACGATCCGCCCGGTGTCGCGGGCGAAGCGGGCGAAGTCGACGATCTCGTCGTCGTTCACGCCCCGCTGCAGCACGACGTTCACCTTCAGCGGACCGAGGCCGGCGCGCTCGGCGGCCGCCATCGCCTCGAGGACGGGCGAGAGCGCGCCACGGCGGCGGATCTCGCCGAAGCGCTCGGGGCGCAGCGAGTCACAGCTGATGTTCACCCGCTGTAGCCCCGCCGCCCGCAGCGCCTCGGCCTGGCGGGCGAGGCCGGTGCCGTTGGTGGTGAGGGCGAGGTCAGCGAAGCCGAGCGCGCCGAGGCGCCGGACGATCTCGAGCGCGTCGCGGCGGAAGAGGGGCTCGCCGCCGGTGAGGCGCAGCGAGGTGATCCCGAGCTCGCGCGCCACCGCGCCGACGCGGGCGATCTCCTGCACGCTGAGGAGCTCGCCACGGGGAAGGAAGGTCATCCCCTCCTCGGGCATGCAGTAGGTGCAGCGGAAGTTGCAGCGATCGGTGATCGACAGCCGGAGGTCGGTGTGCACGCGCCCGAAGCGGTCGACGAGGAGGCCGCTGGTCGGCATCGTGGCGGCCGGCGGGGCCTCGCGGGGCCTCCCGACGCGCAGCGAAACGGCGACGGGCTCGGGCGCAGCCACTATTCCGCCGGCCCGGCGTGGTGGCCGTGCGCGACCGCGTGCGCCTCTGGTACGTCCGCGATCTCACAGGTGCCGTCGCTCCACTCCTCGCCGTCGGCCCAGCGCTCGAGCTTCCAGATCGGGATCGTCGCCTTCAGGGTGTCGATCAGGAAGCGCGCGAGCGCGAAGGCCTCTGCACGGTGCGGTGCCGAGGCGCAGACGACGACAGCCGCCTCCCGCACCTCGAGATGGCCGACGCGGTGCAGGAGGACGATCCGGCCGGCCTCGGGCCAGCGCGCCCGCGCGGCGGCGCACAGCGCCGCGAGGCGCGGCACGACCTGCTCGGGGTAGGCCTCGTAGTCGAGCGAGCTCACCTC harbors:
- a CDS encoding cyclic pyranopterin monophosphate synthase MoaC; this encodes MSPLSHLDEHGHAFMVDVTGKALTAREARVRCVVAHVPNSVGFLAREPAALEEARLAGLGAAKATSSLIPLCHPLPLERLEVAFQLSAESIEVQATTATRGQTGVEMEALTACALAAVSLLGVCRRHDPGASVEELTLWEKRGGKSGEWQRDESGAMRHEEAASDAEGRNLSP
- a CDS encoding NTP transferase domain-containing protein, which codes for MSVAAVVLAAGGGRRFSGPQHKLLTPYRGRPLVVAALEAAAGCGADAVAAVGGAVDLTPLLPGGLALLHNPDWEAGLSSSLAVALAWCREKGHDAVVLGLGDMPGVPASAWAALVEADGEVAVANFGGALRPPVRLAATVWDEVPTSGDVGARELWKRPGTVEVACEGSPVDIDTADDLSAFEAAGR
- a CDS encoding XdhC family protein, with the translated sequence MREVFDEIDRWHEHGDALAIARVVRTEGSAPRAPGAAMVVNADGRVAGSVSGGCVEGAVVTEALQVLEDGAPRLVRFGYSDEVGFSVGLTCGGIIDIFVARGPLAQHSELEAAVAAGEPVAVATVVAVSDGEPPAPGAFTYRPDGELAPAGGATLGATLLLHEDGRYSGSLGNDGLDRVVRRDAAGALAAGRSALRHYGPAGEARSEEIAVFIEAFAPPPKMVIFGAVDFTAALVRVAKILGYRVTVCDARAPFATAERFPEADEIVVDWPNRYLERAGGELTARDAVCVLTHDAKFDIPAITGALATGAGYLGAMGSRRTHEDRRRRLLEEGVAESDLERVMAPIGLDIGAATPEETAVAICAEIIAQRNRRDAAPLRDSGRPIHADPDLVEVTP
- a CDS encoding MogA/MoaB family molybdenum cofactor biosynthesis protein, which encodes MSRAKILTVSDSVSRGHAEDRAGAALAGLLEGAGFTVEERVVVSDGSEVVAEALGALAEGFIGVIVTTGGTGFGPRDLTPEGTAAVIDRPAPGLAEAMRLANPLGRLSRATAGVLGSALVLNTPGSPAGAVECLGAVLDVLPHVLTLLAGENPHPHASPSS
- a CDS encoding MoaD/ThiS family protein — translated: MARLRLFGPVREAAGLGEDELPGETLDELLAAARERYGARFSAVAERCVVWVNGEAAPGGTPLVAGDEVALLPPVSGG
- the moaA gene encoding GTP 3',8-cyclase MoaA; the protein is MPTSGLLVDRFGRVHTDLRLSITDRCNFRCTYCMPEEGMTFLPRGELLSVQEIARVGAVARELGITSLRLTGGEPLFRRDALEIVRRLGALGFADLALTTNGTGLARQAEALRAAGLQRVNISCDSLRPERFGEIRRRGALSPVLEAMAAAERAGLGPLKVNVVLQRGVNDDEIVDFARFARDTGRIVRFIEFMPLDYDGGWRRDEVVPGAEVLATVGEAYPLVALSDPDDPAPATRFAFADGIGEIGVISSVTEPFCGTCNRLRLTAEGAVRNCLFSDEELSVRPLLRAGADDAAVAEVLRRAVWGKLPGHGINDPGFLRPRRSMSMIGG
- a CDS encoding molybdenum cofactor biosynthesis protein MoaE, which encodes MLQQPTGDDWVGLTEEPLPVAEALAWAVVPGCGGLVTFCGTVRDFSDGRDEVSSLDYEAYPEQVVPRLAALCAAARARWPEAGRIVLLHRVGHLEVREAAVVVCASAPHRAEAFALARFLIDTLKATIPIWKLERWADGEEWSDGTCEIADVPEAHAVAHGHHAGPAE